One Ensifer adhaerens genomic region harbors:
- a CDS encoding response regulator transcription factor has product MAETNDRRDIVLLVDDSPEALGFLTEALEQSGFSVLIATSGSAALSIAERITPDVILLDAVMPGIDGFETCRRLKGNAAVGQTPVLFMTGLTETEHVVRALEAGGVDYLTKPINIDELRARIRVHLSNARSAQSARVALDAAGRHLLAVRSDGSVCWSTPQATRLVNAATGRDDGMAIVTRRIAGWMANRLRTGAPDDGTFTLDQPEQSSLQISFLGSIGPNEHLFRLTAENRRSDDAVLRQHFALTPRESEVLLWIAKGKANRDIGEILGLSARTVTKHLEQIYVKLGVENRASAAVKATQVLHSL; this is encoded by the coding sequence ATGGCTGAGACCAACGACCGCCGCGACATCGTGCTTCTCGTCGACGATTCCCCGGAGGCGCTCGGTTTCTTGACGGAAGCGCTGGAGCAATCCGGCTTTTCCGTGCTGATCGCGACCTCCGGCAGCGCCGCCCTTTCGATCGCCGAGCGCATCACGCCCGACGTCATTCTGCTCGATGCCGTCATGCCCGGGATCGATGGCTTCGAGACCTGCCGACGCCTCAAGGGCAACGCCGCCGTCGGCCAGACGCCGGTGCTGTTCATGACCGGGCTGACCGAGACCGAACATGTGGTGCGTGCGCTCGAGGCCGGCGGCGTCGACTATCTGACCAAGCCGATCAACATCGATGAGCTGAGGGCGCGCATTCGCGTCCATCTCTCGAACGCGCGTTCGGCCCAGAGCGCACGGGTCGCACTTGACGCGGCCGGCCGCCATCTGCTCGCGGTGCGCAGCGACGGAAGCGTCTGCTGGTCGACGCCGCAGGCGACGCGTCTCGTCAACGCCGCAACCGGCCGCGACGATGGCATGGCGATCGTCACCCGGCGCATCGCGGGCTGGATGGCAAACCGCCTGCGCACCGGAGCGCCCGACGACGGCACCTTCACGCTCGACCAGCCCGAGCAGTCGTCCCTGCAGATATCCTTCCTCGGCTCGATCGGCCCGAATGAACATCTCTTCCGCCTCACCGCCGAAAACCGCCGCTCCGACGATGCGGTGTTGCGCCAGCACTTCGCATTGACCCCAAGGGAATCGGAGGTGCTGCTGTGGATCGCCAAGGGCAAGGCGAACCGCGACATCGGCGAGATCCTCGGCTTGAGCGCGCGCACGGTCACCAAGCATCTGGAGCAGATCTATGTGAAGCTCGGCGTCGAGAACCGGGCGTCTGCCGCGGTGAAGGCGACGCAGGTTCTGCACAGTCTGTAG
- a CDS encoding ATP-binding protein: protein MAARQRIIPVRREYNRWVANQTLEDYALRFTAKSARRFSSERISQTAIGAISFLALEAIGGAITMSYGTTNAIVAIVVASLMILTVGLPISRYAIRHGVDIDLLTRGASFGYIGSTVTSLIYASFTFILFAIEASIMSGALELALGIPLWIGYILSAVVVIPLVTHGVRLISKFQLITQPFWIVLNVLPFVFIAFADWEKVGAWLAYAGMHHASGPPGTFAPFDLVEFGAASAVIFALMAQIGEQVDFLRFLPPDGQRKLHHRIAVFLAGSGWVIVGAPKLLAGSFLVVLALSAGVPSTKAADPAQMYYTAFGYMIPSDTAALLLMVAFVVVSQLKINVMNAYAGSLAWSNFFSRLTHSHPGRVVWLVFNVAIALLLMELGIYRLLEETLGVFSIIAMAWLCTISADLFVNKPLGLSPPGIEFKRAHLYDINPVGLGAMAISATVALTAHFGAFGEIAASLAPYIALVVAFIASPLIAWGTDGKFYLARKPRRSWANRMDITCSICEHPFEPEDMAWCPAYAAPICSLCCSLDSRCHDMCKPKARFNAQVATVATTLLPRTVTEKLATRLGRYAISAVLSIAGIGLILAMIAHQTAGTSPEIAAVVERTVAVVFFVFAVLAGIVSWFYVLAHDSRVVAEEESSRQNTLLLKEIAAHKKTDAALQQAKETAEAANRAKSRYVVGLSHELRTPLNAVLGYAQVLERDETIPPARQGAIKVIKRSADHLSGLIDGLLDISKIEAGKLQVYSNEINIHDFLDQIVEMFRPQALAKGISFEHERASGLPRHVKTDEKRLRQILVNLLSNALKFTERGGIRLDVAYRSQVATFTIADSGRGIADKDLPRIFDPFQRGEAEHLGSMPGLGLGLTITRLLTQTLGGEIAVTSTPGQGTTFRVRLMLSAVDRPLPPAAPRRITSYLGPRRTIVIVDDNADHRDLMREILVPMDFTVLTAASGADCLALLQDLGADLFLIDISMPGMSGWELVERLRQGGQIAPIIMLSANIGDGSATGAFRGHNDTLAKPFPVGQLADKLAVHLGLTWVHEGEEKQAHPSPAAEPLTRPDAYHVEELIRLGEIGYVRGIEAKLTEIALQPEHQPFAEAARAYVQAFDLSGYDAFLKNNAANGDDAHG, encoded by the coding sequence ATGGCGGCACGCCAGCGCATCATTCCCGTCCGGCGGGAATACAATCGTTGGGTCGCCAACCAGACGCTTGAAGACTATGCGCTGCGCTTCACCGCCAAGAGCGCCCGGCGCTTCTCTTCCGAACGCATTTCCCAGACCGCCATCGGCGCGATCTCCTTTCTGGCGCTGGAAGCGATCGGTGGCGCCATCACCATGTCCTATGGCACCACCAATGCGATCGTTGCGATCGTCGTCGCCAGCCTGATGATCCTGACCGTGGGCCTGCCGATCAGCCGCTATGCGATCCGCCACGGTGTCGACATCGATCTGCTCACCCGCGGCGCCAGCTTCGGCTATATCGGCTCGACGGTGACCTCGCTGATTTATGCCAGCTTCACCTTCATCCTCTTTGCGATCGAGGCCTCGATCATGTCGGGCGCACTCGAACTGGCGCTCGGCATACCGCTCTGGATCGGCTACATCCTGAGCGCCGTCGTCGTGATCCCGCTCGTCACCCATGGCGTGCGGCTGATCAGCAAGTTCCAGTTGATCACGCAGCCGTTCTGGATCGTGCTCAACGTCCTGCCCTTCGTCTTCATCGCCTTTGCCGATTGGGAGAAGGTCGGCGCCTGGCTCGCCTATGCGGGCATGCATCACGCCTCGGGTCCTCCGGGTACCTTCGCGCCTTTTGACCTCGTCGAATTCGGTGCGGCCTCTGCCGTCATCTTCGCGCTGATGGCGCAGATCGGCGAACAGGTCGACTTCCTGCGCTTCCTGCCGCCGGACGGACAGCGCAAGCTGCACCACCGCATCGCCGTCTTTCTCGCCGGTTCCGGCTGGGTGATCGTCGGCGCGCCCAAACTGCTCGCCGGCTCGTTCCTGGTGGTGCTGGCGCTTTCTGCCGGTGTGCCTTCGACCAAAGCCGCCGATCCGGCGCAGATGTACTACACCGCCTTCGGCTACATGATCCCCTCCGATACGGCAGCACTTCTCCTGATGGTCGCCTTCGTCGTCGTGTCGCAGTTGAAGATCAACGTCATGAACGCCTATGCCGGGTCGCTCGCCTGGTCGAACTTCTTTTCACGATTGACCCACAGCCACCCGGGCCGCGTCGTCTGGCTGGTCTTCAACGTAGCGATCGCGCTCCTTTTGATGGAGCTCGGCATCTATCGGCTGCTTGAAGAAACGCTTGGCGTCTTCTCCATTATCGCCATGGCCTGGCTTTGCACGATTTCGGCCGATCTTTTCGTCAACAAGCCGCTCGGCCTGTCGCCTCCCGGCATCGAGTTCAAGCGCGCCCATCTCTACGACATCAACCCTGTGGGTCTAGGCGCGATGGCGATCTCGGCGACCGTGGCGCTGACAGCGCATTTCGGTGCCTTCGGCGAGATTGCCGCCTCGCTCGCGCCATACATCGCGCTGGTCGTCGCCTTCATCGCCTCGCCGCTGATTGCCTGGGGCACCGACGGCAAGTTCTATCTCGCGCGCAAGCCGCGCAGGAGCTGGGCCAACCGGATGGACATCACCTGCTCGATCTGCGAGCATCCGTTCGAGCCGGAGGACATGGCCTGGTGCCCCGCCTATGCAGCGCCGATCTGCTCGCTCTGCTGCTCGCTCGACAGCCGCTGCCACGACATGTGCAAGCCGAAGGCCCGCTTCAACGCCCAGGTCGCGACCGTCGCGACCACGTTGCTTCCACGCACCGTCACGGAAAAGCTCGCGACGCGGCTCGGCCGCTACGCGATCTCTGCGGTGCTGTCGATCGCCGGCATCGGCCTCATCCTCGCGATGATCGCCCACCAGACCGCCGGCACATCTCCCGAGATCGCTGCGGTCGTCGAGCGCACGGTCGCCGTCGTCTTCTTCGTCTTTGCCGTGCTCGCTGGTATCGTCTCCTGGTTCTACGTGCTCGCCCATGACAGCCGCGTCGTCGCCGAAGAAGAATCCTCGCGCCAGAACACCCTGCTTCTGAAGGAAATCGCCGCCCACAAGAAGACCGACGCCGCACTCCAGCAGGCAAAGGAAACAGCGGAAGCAGCCAACCGCGCCAAGAGCCGCTATGTCGTCGGCCTCAGCCATGAGCTTCGCACGCCTCTCAACGCCGTGCTCGGCTACGCCCAGGTTCTGGAGCGCGACGAGACGATCCCCCCGGCGCGTCAGGGCGCGATCAAGGTGATCAAGCGCAGCGCCGACCATCTTTCCGGCCTGATTGACGGCCTCTTGGATATCTCGAAGATCGAGGCCGGCAAGCTGCAGGTCTATTCCAATGAGATCAACATTCACGATTTCCTCGACCAGATCGTCGAAATGTTTCGGCCGCAGGCATTGGCCAAGGGCATCAGCTTCGAGCACGAGCGCGCTAGCGGCCTGCCACGCCATGTGAAGACCGACGAAAAGCGCCTGCGGCAGATCCTCGTCAATCTCCTATCCAACGCATTGAAGTTCACCGAGCGTGGCGGCATCCGCCTGGATGTCGCCTATCGCAGCCAGGTGGCGACCTTCACGATTGCCGACAGCGGCCGCGGCATTGCCGACAAGGATTTGCCGCGCATCTTCGATCCGTTCCAGCGCGGCGAGGCCGAACATCTCGGTAGTATGCCGGGCCTCGGCCTCGGCCTGACGATCACGCGGCTCCTGACGCAGACGCTCGGCGGCGAAATCGCAGTCACCAGCACGCCTGGGCAAGGCACCACCTTCCGCGTCCGGCTGATGCTGTCGGCGGTAGATCGTCCGCTACCTCCCGCAGCCCCGCGCCGTATCACCTCCTATCTCGGCCCGCGCCGCACCATCGTCATCGTCGACGACAATGCCGACCATCGCGACCTCATGCGCGAGATCCTCGTGCCGATGGACTTCACGGTGCTGACGGCCGCGTCCGGAGCCGATTGTCTGGCGCTGCTTCAAGACCTCGGCGCCGACCTCTTCCTGATCGATATCTCGATGCCGGGCATGAGCGGCTGGGAGCTTGTCGAGCGGCTGCGCCAGGGCGGGCAGATCGCGCCGATCATCATGCTTTCGGCCAATATCGGCGATGGCTCGGCGACCGGAGCATTCCGCGGCCACAACGACACGCTCGCCAAGCCCTTCCCCGTCGGGCAACTCGCCGACAAGCTCGCCGTGCACCTTGGCCTCACTTGGGTTCACGAGGGAGAGGAGAAGCAAGCACACCCGTCGCCGGCGGCCGAACCGTTGACGCGCCCCGACGCCTATCACGTGGAAGAGCTGATCCGCCTTGGAGAGATCGGCTATGTCAGGGGCATCGAAGCCAAACTGACGGAGATTGCCCTGCAGCCCGAACACCAGCCCTTCGCTGAGGCCGCCCGCGCCTATGTGCAGGCCTTCGACCTCTCGGGCTACGACGCCTTCCTCAAGAACAACGCAGCCAACGGAGACGATGCCCATGGCTGA
- a CDS encoding glutathione S-transferase family protein has translation MLTLFHAPRSRSSRIITLLRELDALDKVEVEIVDITRGDGSGRKDPANPHPEGKVPLLVHDGVVLWETIAIIQYLTDLFPEKRMAPHVGDPQRGRYLSWLAWYAGVVEPVLIAQAAGVSHPYFDATFRGPTEMAARLENALKDSPYLMGEHYSAADLLLHSPFAWYPAATPDSAVIKDWVERCGARPSLQWTADFDARVAAVA, from the coding sequence ATGCTGACACTCTTTCACGCCCCGCGCTCGCGCTCGTCGCGCATCATCACCCTGCTTCGCGAACTCGATGCTCTCGACAAGGTGGAAGTCGAGATCGTCGACATCACTCGCGGTGACGGCAGCGGTCGAAAGGATCCGGCGAACCCGCACCCGGAGGGTAAGGTGCCGCTGCTCGTTCATGACGGTGTGGTGCTCTGGGAAACCATTGCGATCATCCAATACCTGACCGACCTCTTCCCGGAAAAGAGGATGGCGCCGCATGTTGGCGATCCGCAGCGTGGCCGTTATCTCAGCTGGCTTGCCTGGTATGCCGGTGTGGTCGAGCCGGTGCTGATCGCGCAAGCCGCGGGGGTTTCGCACCCCTATTTCGACGCCACCTTCCGCGGCCCGACAGAGATGGCGGCACGCCTGGAAAACGCGTTGAAGGACAGTCCCTATCTGATGGGCGAGCACTACTCGGCGGCCGACCTGCTCTTGCATTCGCCCTTCGCCTGGTATCCCGCGGCAACACCGGATAGCGCCGTCATCAAGGACTGGGTCGAGCGCTGTGGCGCGCGGCCGTCGCTACAATGGACCGCGGATTTCGATGCCCGGGTGGCAGCGGTAGCCTGA
- a CDS encoding CehA/McbA family metallohydrolase yields MQEFAVRITRKHQAADPYFYLPFEVPEGVTRIDATLSYPKSEACIIDLGALDPRATEYPTAQGFRGWSGGARDRFFIATDDATPGYIHGEMPPGQWKVMLGLYKIPEEGAEVSVTVDFDRSPRSIVPQPERTFPVRKQSGWYRGDLHCHTFHSDAAGSPELLHAAAKQAGLDFLAVADHNTITQRRYFHPHSSADLIFIRAMEITTAVGHANVFGVDDWVDFRMTKPEHARTLASMVHERGGLLSVNHDKPTIPWDYELPEIDCMEVWQSHWLAWNWVSLERYQQRLASGLKISAIGGSDFHQPARLLPEGPLVLARPTTVLWLNELSEDAVLATMRSGHGYVTESPTGPHLELIANGQPMGSTVVGPVTAEALARGAQGDRLLWLDASGIVGEETIEADDWTAHYAGSPDRFLRTEIAAAANRSAIVETFREALHGKNLPWALSEDDLSKQTIRRAISNPIYCRPN; encoded by the coding sequence ATGCAGGAATTTGCCGTGCGCATCACCCGTAAGCATCAGGCGGCCGATCCCTATTTCTATCTGCCCTTCGAGGTGCCCGAAGGTGTAACGCGCATCGACGCGACGCTCAGCTATCCGAAGTCAGAGGCATGCATCATCGATCTCGGCGCGCTTGATCCGCGGGCGACCGAGTATCCGACCGCCCAGGGTTTTCGCGGCTGGAGCGGTGGCGCGCGTGACCGTTTCTTCATCGCTACCGACGACGCCACGCCCGGCTACATTCACGGCGAGATGCCGCCCGGCCAGTGGAAGGTGATGCTCGGCCTCTACAAGATCCCCGAAGAAGGCGCCGAGGTCAGCGTGACGGTCGATTTCGACAGAAGCCCGCGCTCCATCGTGCCGCAGCCGGAAAGAACGTTCCCCGTGCGCAAACAGTCCGGATGGTATCGCGGCGATCTGCACTGCCACACCTTCCACTCGGATGCGGCTGGCTCGCCCGAACTGCTGCACGCCGCCGCCAAACAGGCGGGTCTCGATTTTCTTGCGGTCGCCGACCACAACACCATCACCCAGCGGCGCTACTTCCATCCGCATTCCTCCGCCGACCTCATCTTCATCCGCGCCATGGAAATCACCACCGCCGTCGGCCACGCCAATGTCTTCGGCGTCGACGATTGGGTCGATTTTCGCATGACGAAGCCGGAGCATGCCCGCACGCTCGCGAGCATGGTGCATGAGCGCGGCGGCCTGCTCTCGGTCAACCACGACAAGCCGACCATCCCCTGGGACTACGAACTGCCTGAGATCGACTGCATGGAGGTCTGGCAATCCCATTGGCTCGCCTGGAACTGGGTGTCGCTCGAGCGCTACCAGCAGCGCCTCGCCTCGGGCCTGAAGATCTCCGCCATCGGCGGCAGCGACTTCCACCAACCGGCGCGGCTATTGCCGGAGGGACCGCTGGTGCTCGCCCGCCCGACGACGGTGCTCTGGCTCAATGAACTCTCCGAAGACGCCGTGCTCGCCACGATGAGATCGGGCCACGGCTACGTGACGGAAAGCCCCACCGGCCCGCATCTCGAACTGATCGCCAACGGCCAACCGATGGGATCGACCGTGGTTGGCCCAGTGACCGCAGAGGCCTTGGCTCGCGGCGCCCAGGGCGACCGGCTGCTGTGGCTAGACGCTTCCGGCATCGTCGGTGAAGAGACCATCGAAGCTGACGACTGGACCGCCCACTATGCCGGTTCGCCCGATCGGTTCCTGCGGACCGAAATCGCCGCGGCCGCCAACCGGAGCGCGATCGTCGAGACATTCCGGGAGGCCCTCCACGGCAAAAATTTGCCCTGGGCGCTCTCGGAGGACGATCTCTCGAAACAGACGATCCGCCGGGCCATCAGCAATCCGATCTATTGCCGGCCCAACTGA
- a CDS encoding helix-turn-helix transcriptional regulator — MARSDRLFRLLQALRTLPSPATAARLAEETGVSLRSLYRDIDSLRAAGAVIDGERGFGYRLTEDIALPPQTFTRLEIEALVLGLAEVQHMGEPDLAAAARAVLSKITATLPDRLQRQALHAVSQVYRFDRRGPPTVDVSLLREASWQECAVIIGYVDALGQRTDRQVLPLAIVYLERVLVLLAWCCLREGYRKFRVDRIVDISTTEESFRPRRVPMLREFIGFLNAGAPDTSKMTLSGQ, encoded by the coding sequence ATGGCCCGTAGTGATCGTCTGTTCCGCCTGCTCCAGGCGCTGCGCACACTCCCCTCCCCGGCAACGGCGGCCCGCCTTGCCGAGGAAACCGGCGTGTCGTTGCGCTCGCTCTATCGGGACATCGACAGCCTGCGCGCCGCCGGCGCCGTCATCGATGGCGAGCGCGGCTTCGGCTACCGGCTGACGGAGGATATCGCCTTGCCGCCGCAAACCTTTACCCGCCTGGAGATCGAGGCGCTGGTGCTCGGCCTTGCCGAGGTGCAGCACATGGGCGAGCCGGATCTTGCCGCGGCGGCACGCGCCGTCCTTTCCAAGATAACGGCGACACTGCCCGATCGGTTGCAACGCCAGGCGCTTCATGCAGTCTCGCAGGTCTATCGCTTCGACAGGAGAGGGCCGCCAACCGTCGATGTCTCCCTGCTGCGCGAAGCCTCCTGGCAGGAATGCGCCGTCATCATCGGCTATGTGGATGCCTTGGGGCAGCGGACCGACCGGCAGGTTTTGCCGCTTGCCATCGTCTATCTGGAACGGGTTCTGGTGCTTCTCGCCTGGTGCTGCCTTCGAGAAGGTTACCGCAAGTTCCGCGTCGACCGCATCGTCGATATCAGCACGACGGAGGAGAGCTTCCGTCCGCGTCGGGTGCCGATGCTCCGGGAGTTCATCGGCTTCTTGAACGCTGGCGCGCCGGACACATCGAAGATGACGCTGAGCGGCCAATAG